In Alloyangia pacifica, the following proteins share a genomic window:
- a CDS encoding hybrid sensor histidine kinase/response regulator, with amino-acid sequence MPAPVLEPERAPAQDDAREAGRQALFEMIDDGFCIIQFIDGPDGPLSDYMHIEANSGYERHTGIKGIVGKTVFDVAPDDGRQWVKIYGDVLEHGAPIRFERSFSEVGRFIEVSARRVEPKSLGQVAVLFRDVTNRKRAEAEIRASEKLARESERRVGLALEAGAIVGTWVWDVPRDVFTVDAALASAMGLREVTELGDLKLDDLVENVHPEDKPRLISDIEAALREGGSYFDQFRVLREDRKYHWIEASGRVELNAHGKSESFSGVLMDVSRRREVEAERDRVTAELFRLNETLERRVSEQTAALMAREEELRHAQKMEAVGQLTGGLAHDFNNLLAAVAGSVEMAGARLSERRLDEIGRYLSAARNATSRAANLTQRLMAFARKQTLAPRPTDVVKLCAGMVDLVQRTVGPHIELRTTADATPWLSLVDQNQLENALLNLCINARDAMPEGGSLTIHLSNQSMARTKAKSMGLEAGDYLRIRVSDTGSGMTAEQIDRAFEPFFTTKPMGEGTGLGLSMVYGFAQQSGGAAEITSEVGAGTVVSLYLPRSFEAVEVEQDAEERGDTELAAAPEKTVLVVEDEVLVRMVVVDALRDRGYSVLEAGTAAEALEALARTPQVDLLLTDVGLPRGMNGRQLAEAARAELPGLKVVFVTGYDESAALGGELPAADVEIVQKPFDLDVLIGRVGELINPV; translated from the coding sequence ATGCCGGCACCCGTTCTTGAGCCGGAGAGGGCGCCGGCCCAGGATGACGCGCGCGAGGCCGGTCGTCAGGCGCTGTTCGAGATGATCGACGACGGGTTCTGCATCATCCAGTTCATCGACGGGCCGGATGGGCCACTGTCGGATTACATGCATATCGAAGCGAATTCGGGTTACGAGCGTCATACCGGCATCAAGGGGATCGTCGGGAAAACCGTCTTTGACGTTGCACCCGACGACGGGCGGCAATGGGTGAAGATCTACGGCGACGTGCTGGAACATGGCGCGCCAATCCGGTTCGAGAGGAGTTTCTCCGAGGTCGGGCGGTTCATCGAGGTCTCGGCGCGGCGGGTCGAGCCCAAGAGCCTCGGGCAGGTCGCGGTGCTCTTTCGTGACGTCACCAACCGCAAACGTGCCGAGGCCGAGATACGGGCCAGCGAGAAGCTCGCGCGCGAGAGCGAACGCCGCGTCGGCCTCGCGCTCGAGGCCGGGGCGATCGTCGGCACCTGGGTCTGGGATGTCCCTCGGGACGTCTTCACCGTCGACGCGGCGCTCGCCTCGGCCATGGGGCTGCGCGAGGTCACCGAGCTTGGCGATCTCAAGCTCGACGACCTGGTCGAGAACGTTCATCCCGAGGACAAGCCGCGGCTGATCTCGGATATCGAGGCGGCGCTGCGCGAGGGAGGATCCTATTTCGATCAATTCCGTGTTCTGCGCGAGGACCGCAAGTATCATTGGATCGAAGCAAGCGGGCGGGTCGAGCTCAATGCTCACGGCAAGTCCGAGTCCTTTTCCGGGGTGCTGATGGATGTCAGCCGCCGGCGCGAGGTCGAGGCCGAGCGCGATCGGGTGACGGCCGAGCTTTTCCGTCTCAACGAGACCCTCGAGCGCCGAGTGTCGGAACAGACCGCCGCGCTGATGGCCCGGGAGGAAGAGCTGCGCCACGCCCAGAAGATGGAGGCGGTCGGCCAGCTCACCGGCGGGTTGGCGCATGACTTCAACAATCTTCTTGCGGCGGTCGCCGGCTCGGTCGAGATGGCCGGTGCGCGGCTGTCAGAACGGCGCCTCGACGAGATCGGGCGATATCTGTCGGCGGCCCGGAACGCGACGAGTCGCGCAGCGAACCTCACGCAGCGGCTCATGGCCTTCGCCCGCAAGCAGACCCTCGCGCCCAGGCCGACCGATGTGGTGAAGCTCTGCGCCGGGATGGTCGACCTGGTGCAGCGCACGGTCGGGCCGCACATCGAGCTGAGGACAACCGCCGACGCGACCCCCTGGCTGTCGCTCGTAGATCAGAACCAGCTCGAGAACGCCCTGCTGAACCTTTGCATCAACGCCCGCGACGCCATGCCCGAGGGCGGCAGCCTGACGATCCACCTCTCGAACCAGAGCATGGCGCGCACCAAGGCAAAGAGCATGGGTCTCGAGGCGGGGGACTACCTGCGCATCCGCGTGTCTGACACCGGCAGCGGCATGACCGCCGAGCAGATCGACCGGGCTTTCGAGCCTTTCTTCACCACCAAGCCGATGGGCGAGGGCACGGGGCTCGGCCTGTCCATGGTATACGGGTTTGCCCAGCAGTCCGGCGGCGCGGCCGAGATCACTTCGGAGGTTGGCGCGGGCACGGTGGTGAGCCTCTACCTGCCGAGGAGCTTCGAGGCTGTCGAGGTGGAGCAGGACGCCGAAGAGCGCGGCGATACCGAGCTGGCCGCGGCGCCGGAAAAGACGGTGCTCGTGGTCGAGGACGAGGTCCTGGTGCGGATGGTGGTCGTGGATGCGCTGCGGGACCGGGGGTACTCCGTGCTCGAGGCCGGCACGGCGGCCGAGGCGCTGGAGGCGCTCGCGCGGACGCCTCAGGTCGATCTGCTGCTCACCGATGTGGGCCTGCCGCGCGGGATGAACGGGCGCCAGCTGGCCGAGGCCGCGCGCGCCGAGCTGCCGGGGCTGAAGGTCGTCTTCGTCACCGGCTATGACGAGAGCGCGGCGCTCGGGGGCGAGCTGCCTGCGGCGGACGTCGAGATCGTGCAGAAGCCCTTCGATCTGGATGTGCTCATTGGAAGGGTCGGTGAGCTGATCAACCCTGTGTAG
- a CDS encoding HlyC/CorC family transporter: MDAPATGTLDAAFWMTSAAILLLILFSAFFSGSETALTAASRGKLRAAMDRGSRGAALALKITEDNERLIGSVLLGNNLVNILATSLATALFTRLLGDGGVAMATLIMTFLVLIFAEVLPKTYAITNPEAAAATVAPPIRLVILIFSPVVAAIRALVRVLLKLIGVQTDPDSQILAVREEIAGALQLGHSEGVVEKEDRDRILGALDLAERTVEEIMLHRSGIESIDAEAEPRAILQQCLDSNHTRLPVYRGEPENIIGMVHAKDLLRAMYDTMAQAGERGFAALDDFRITEVMMKPYFVPDTTTLADQMRNFLRRRTHFALVVDEYGSLEGLITLEDILEEIVGEIADEHDPDAEHQVSAGEDGWFWLDGAMTIRDLNRAADWSLPDDEANTIAGLVIHEAQMIPTVGQRFSFHGFRFEVMERENNRITRLRVRPVEPLPA, translated from the coding sequence ATGGACGCCCCTGCCACCGGAACACTCGACGCGGCCTTCTGGATGACCTCCGCCGCGATCCTGCTGCTCATTCTCTTCTCGGCTTTCTTCTCCGGCTCCGAGACCGCGCTGACCGCCGCCTCGCGCGGGAAACTGCGCGCCGCCATGGACCGGGGCTCGCGCGGCGCCGCGCTGGCGCTGAAGATCACCGAGGACAACGAGCGGCTGATCGGCTCGGTGCTGCTGGGCAACAACCTGGTCAACATCCTTGCCACCTCCCTCGCCACGGCGCTGTTCACCCGGCTGCTCGGCGATGGCGGCGTGGCGATGGCGACACTGATCATGACCTTCCTCGTGCTGATCTTCGCCGAGGTGCTGCCCAAGACCTATGCCATCACCAACCCCGAGGCCGCGGCCGCCACCGTGGCCCCGCCGATCCGTCTGGTCATCCTGATCTTCTCGCCCGTGGTGGCGGCGATCCGCGCGCTTGTGCGGGTGCTGCTCAAGCTCATCGGCGTACAGACCGACCCCGACAGCCAGATCCTCGCCGTGCGCGAGGAGATCGCCGGGGCGCTGCAGCTCGGCCACTCGGAAGGCGTGGTGGAAAAGGAAGACCGCGACCGCATTCTCGGCGCGCTCGACCTGGCCGAGCGCACGGTCGAGGAGATCATGCTGCACCGCTCGGGGATCGAGAGCATCGACGCCGAAGCCGAGCCGCGGGCGATCCTGCAGCAGTGCCTCGACAGCAACCACACCCGCCTGCCCGTCTACCGCGGCGAGCCCGAGAACATCATCGGCATGGTGCACGCCAAGGACCTGCTGCGCGCCATGTATGACACCATGGCGCAGGCTGGCGAGCGCGGCTTCGCGGCGCTCGACGACTTCCGCATCACCGAGGTGATGATGAAGCCCTACTTCGTGCCCGACACCACCACGCTCGCCGACCAGATGCGCAACTTCCTGCGCCGCCGCACGCACTTCGCGCTGGTGGTGGATGAATACGGCTCGCTGGAGGGGCTGATCACCCTCGAGGATATCCTCGAAGAGATCGTCGGCGAGATCGCCGACGAGCACGATCCCGACGCCGAGCATCAGGTCAGCGCCGGCGAAGATGGCTGGTTCTGGCTCGATGGCGCGATGACCATCCGCGATCTCAACCGGGCCGCCGACTGGTCACTGCCCGACGACGAGGCGAACACCATCGCCGGCCTCGTCATTCACGAGGCGCAGATGATCCCCACCGTCGGCCAGCGCTTCAGCTTCCACGGCTTCCGCTTCGAGGTCATGGAGCGCGAGAACAACCGGATCACCCGGCTGCGGGTGCGGCCCGTGGAGCCTTTGCCGGCGTGA
- the ssb gene encoding single-stranded DNA-binding protein yields the protein MAGSVNKVILVGNLGADPEVRTFQNGGKVCNLRIATSENWKDRNTGERRERTEWHSVAIFSEPLARIAEQYLRKGSKVYIEGKLETRKWQDQSGQDRYTTEIVLRPFGGELTLLDSRQGGGGGDFGGGSGGGYGGGSGGGYGGGNEGGYGGGSGGGYGGGAGGGGSRDIDDEIPF from the coding sequence ATGGCCGGCTCCGTGAACAAGGTGATCCTGGTAGGCAATCTCGGTGCGGACCCCGAGGTGCGCACCTTCCAGAACGGCGGCAAGGTCTGCAACCTGCGCATCGCCACCTCAGAGAACTGGAAAGACCGCAACACCGGCGAGCGCCGCGAGCGCACCGAGTGGCATTCGGTCGCGATCTTCAGCGAGCCGCTTGCGCGGATCGCCGAGCAGTACCTTCGCAAGGGCTCTAAGGTCTATATCGAGGGCAAGCTGGAGACCCGCAAGTGGCAGGACCAGTCCGGCCAGGACCGCTACACCACCGAGATCGTGCTGCGCCCCTTCGGCGGCGAGCTGACCCTGCTCGACAGCCGCCAGGGTGGCGGCGGCGGTGACTTCGGCGGCGGCTCGGGGGGCGGCTACGGCGGTGGCTCGGGCGGTGGCTATGGCGGCGGCAACGAGGGCGGCTACGGCGGCGGCTCGGGCGGCGGCTACGGCGGCGGCGCGGGCGGTGGCGGCTCGCGCGACATCGACGACGAGATCCCGTTCTGA
- a CDS encoding cytochrome-c peroxidase: protein MRHAAILASAAVLALGVGGLGVACVSAASSGFDSMDALGEALFFDANLSKTRSQSCATCHDPAYAFADPRGAASIGDDGASLGDRNAPTVSYAAHVPELARDEDGRWRGGLFHDGRAVTLEEQAGGPPLNPAEMGMGDKSEVVARLRENPDYVAAFGALFGPGTLDDPEAGYAAMTHAIAEFERRPEFAPFDSKYDRFLRGEAELTKQEELGRLLFFSQQFTNCNQCHQLRRSAVDPAETFSDYRFHNLGVPANSVLRGSNGSEDGFIDGGLLQNAHLTEDGGPADETLRGAFRTPTLRNVAVTAPYMHNGVFEDLRTVILFYNSYNTRNEARKINPETDAPFGPPEVAENLAPELTDGPALDDKRVDALVAFLKTLTDARYEDLLED from the coding sequence ATGCGTCATGCCGCCATACTTGCGTCCGCCGCCGTTCTTGCGCTTGGTGTGGGCGGGCTGGGTGTGGCCTGCGTGTCCGCGGCCTCGTCCGGGTTCGACAGCATGGATGCGCTCGGCGAGGCGCTCTTCTTCGACGCGAACCTGTCGAAGACTCGCTCGCAAAGCTGCGCCACGTGCCACGATCCGGCCTATGCCTTCGCCGACCCGCGCGGCGCCGCCTCCATTGGCGATGATGGCGCCTCGCTCGGCGACCGCAATGCGCCCACGGTGAGCTATGCCGCGCATGTGCCCGAACTGGCGCGTGACGAGGACGGCCGCTGGCGCGGCGGTCTGTTCCACGATGGGCGCGCGGTGACGCTGGAGGAGCAGGCGGGCGGCCCGCCGCTCAACCCCGCCGAGATGGGCATGGGGGACAAGTCCGAGGTGGTGGCACGCCTGCGCGAGAACCCGGACTACGTGGCCGCCTTCGGCGCGCTCTTCGGTCCCGGCACGCTGGACGATCCCGAGGCGGGCTATGCCGCCATGACCCACGCCATCGCCGAATTCGAGCGGCGGCCCGAGTTCGCGCCTTTCGATTCCAAATACGACCGATTCCTGCGCGGCGAGGCCGAACTGACCAAGCAGGAAGAGCTCGGACGGCTGCTGTTCTTCTCGCAACAGTTCACCAACTGCAACCAGTGCCACCAGCTTCGGCGCAGCGCTGTGGACCCTGCCGAGACCTTCTCGGATTACCGCTTCCACAACCTTGGCGTTCCGGCGAACAGCGTGCTGCGGGGGTCGAACGGGTCCGAGGACGGCTTCATCGACGGCGGGCTGCTGCAGAACGCGCATCTGACCGAAGATGGCGGCCCGGCGGACGAGACCCTGCGGGGCGCCTTCCGCACGCCGACGCTGCGCAACGTCGCGGTCACCGCCCCCTATATGCACAATGGGGTCTTCGAGGATCTGCGGACGGTGATCCTCTTCTACAACAGCTACAACACCCGCAACGAAGCGCGGAAGATCAATCCCGAGACCGATGCCCCCTTCGGTCCCCCCGAGGTCGCAGAGAACCTTGCGCCCGAGCTGACCGACGGGCCCGCGCTCGACGACAAGCGCGTGGATGCGCTGGTGGCCTTCCTCAAGACGCTGACCGACGCGCGCTACGAGGACCTGCTCGAGGACTGA
- a CDS encoding lytic transglycosylase domain-containing protein, with protein MRNYATRALAGVVCALVLSGTSVSAEVLSSKSRVRLFSKQTNVLDGRASQQYNSSVRLQPSRVVTPTKWGPMGGNEGAVPSYRGSYRGPYADLARQAARRHGVPEDLFLRLVQQESGFNPKALSHKGAIGLAQLMPFTARKLGVDPHDPAQNLEGGARYLIQQYRKFGSWQLALAAYNAGPGAVQKHGGIPPYRETMNYVKVIWGR; from the coding sequence ATGCGCAATTACGCAACGCGGGCGCTGGCCGGAGTGGTGTGTGCTCTGGTGTTGTCGGGAACTTCGGTCTCGGCAGAGGTGCTTTCATCCAAGAGCCGGGTGCGGCTCTTCTCCAAACAGACCAACGTGCTCGATGGGCGCGCGTCTCAGCAATACAACAGCTCGGTGCGGCTGCAGCCGAGCCGCGTGGTGACCCCGACGAAATGGGGCCCCATGGGCGGCAACGAGGGCGCGGTGCCGAGCTATCGGGGCAGCTATCGTGGCCCCTACGCCGATCTCGCCCGACAGGCGGCGCGGCGGCACGGCGTGCCCGAGGATCTCTTCCTGCGCCTCGTCCAGCAGGAATCCGGATTCAATCCCAAGGCGCTGTCGCACAAAGGGGCCATCGGCCTCGCGCAGCTCATGCCGTTCACCGCGCGCAAGCTCGGGGTCGATCCGCATGACCCGGCCCAGAACCTCGAGGGCGGGGCGCGCTACCTGATCCAGCAATACCGCAAGTTCGGCTCCTGGCAGCTGGCGCTGGCGGCCTACAATGCCGGGCCGGGCGCCGTCCAGAAGCACGGGGGCATCCCGCCGTACCGCGAGACGATGAACTACGTGAAGGTGATCTGGGGCCGGTAA
- a CDS encoding Ig-like domain-containing protein, translating into MADLFLNWVSLGAMGTTLADTSTGGSATTVDTGGVNVAISFEAQDTGAEAFTAAYDGYVPEGSSINPNSHLKLFGEGGDGGTVSATSTTVLDFSSSNELYTDEVQNVSFVLNDVDGGAGSDLGDLAGDATLTPGGIDFQDNVTILAFDAEGAPVEVTLTALGGSTSTSGGTAIGEDITGFAEQDGSVLVSIAGPVSRIEVVYGNGGDSTQGVLISDVSFTTCDVADSGPVAEDDAAETDEDVAVTIDVLANDSDPDGDPLTVTSATATHGTVVNNGDGTLTFTPDADYNGDAEITYTVEDPSGNSATGHVAITVYPVNDDPVAEDDFATTGSNTPVTLDPTVNDTDVDGDDLTITGVGDASNGTVTLNADGTVTYTPNEGHSGEDSFAYTIDDGQGGTDTGTVTVNTGIPTTPTDGENTPPDALNDLYQATGNSTATFDPTENDSDADGDTLTVTSIGEPTNGTATLNDDGTVSYTAEEGFTGYDAFSYTIDDGHGGTDTAYVTVEVMPCFTPGTLIATPQGERLVEDLKVGDRVITRDNGIQEIRWVGRKELTGFELARQPHLRPVLIQKGALGKNLPEHDLLVSPNHRVLVANDRTALYFEEREVLAAAKHLTGLKGVDEVDTTGVAYIHFMFDQHEMVLSNGAWTESFQPGDYTLKGIGDAQREEIFALFPELEHAEGLQAYGAARRSLKKHEAQLLVG; encoded by the coding sequence ATGGCTGACTTGTTTCTGAACTGGGTATCGCTTGGTGCGATGGGAACCACGCTGGCGGACACGTCGACCGGTGGCTCCGCGACCACCGTCGATACCGGCGGCGTCAACGTCGCCATCTCCTTCGAGGCGCAGGACACGGGGGCCGAGGCTTTCACCGCCGCATACGACGGCTACGTGCCCGAAGGGTCCTCGATCAACCCCAATTCGCACCTGAAGCTCTTCGGCGAAGGCGGGGATGGCGGCACTGTCTCGGCGACCTCGACCACGGTGCTCGACTTCAGTTCCTCGAACGAACTCTACACCGACGAGGTGCAGAACGTCTCCTTCGTGCTCAACGACGTGGATGGCGGCGCGGGCTCCGACCTCGGGGATCTGGCCGGCGACGCGACCCTCACGCCGGGCGGCATCGACTTCCAGGACAATGTCACGATCCTTGCCTTCGACGCCGAGGGTGCCCCAGTCGAGGTCACCCTGACCGCGCTTGGCGGCAGCACCAGCACCAGCGGCGGCACCGCCATCGGCGAGGACATTACTGGCTTCGCCGAGCAGGACGGCAGCGTGCTTGTCTCGATCGCCGGTCCGGTGTCGCGCATCGAGGTGGTCTACGGGAACGGCGGAGACTCGACGCAGGGCGTGCTGATTTCGGACGTGAGCTTCACGACCTGCGACGTCGCAGACAGCGGACCAGTGGCCGAGGATGACGCCGCCGAGACCGACGAGGACGTTGCCGTCACCATCGACGTGCTGGCCAATGACAGCGACCCCGACGGAGATCCGCTGACCGTCACCTCCGCCACCGCCACGCATGGCACGGTCGTGAACAACGGCGACGGCACCCTGACCTTCACCCCCGACGCCGATTACAATGGCGACGCCGAGATCACCTATACGGTCGAGGATCCCTCGGGCAATTCCGCCACCGGTCATGTGGCGATCACCGTCTACCCGGTGAACGACGATCCCGTGGCCGAAGATGACTTTGCCACCACCGGCAGCAACACCCCGGTCACGCTCGATCCGACCGTGAATGACACCGATGTGGATGGCGATGATCTGACCATCACCGGCGTGGGCGATGCCAGCAATGGCACGGTGACGCTGAATGCCGATGGCACTGTCACCTATACGCCGAACGAAGGGCATTCCGGCGAGGATAGCTTCGCCTACACCATCGACGATGGCCAAGGCGGCACCGACACCGGCACCGTCACGGTCAACACCGGCATCCCGACCACGCCGACCGATGGCGAGAACACCCCGCCCGACGCGCTGAACGATCTTTACCAGGCCACCGGCAACTCGACGGCGACCTTTGATCCGACCGAGAACGACAGCGACGCCGACGGCGATACGCTGACCGTCACCAGCATCGGCGAGCCGACCAACGGCACCGCCACGCTCAACGACGACGGCACCGTGTCCTACACCGCCGAAGAGGGCTTCACCGGCTACGATGCCTTCTCCTATACCATCGACGATGGCCACGGCGGCACCGACACCGCCTATGTCACGGTCGAGGTGATGCCCTGCTTCACCCCGGGCACGCTGATCGCCACGCCGCAGGGCGAGCGCCTGGTCGAGGACCTCAAGGTCGGCGACCGCGTCATCACCCGCGACAACGGCATCCAGGAGATCCGCTGGGTCGGCCGCAAGGAGCTCACCGGCTTCGAACTGGCCCGCCAGCCGCATCTGCGCCCGGTGCTGATCCAGAAAGGTGCGCTCGGCAAAAACCTTCCGGAGCATGACCTGCTGGTCTCGCCGAACCACCGCGTTCTGGTCGCCAATGACCGCACCGCGCTTTACTTCGAAGAGCGCGAGGTTCTCGCGGCCGCCAAGCACTTGACCGGGCTCAAGGGCGTGGACGAGGTCGACACCACGGGCGTCGCCTACATCCACTTCATGTTCGACCAGCACGAGATGGTGCTGTCGAACGGCGCCTGGACCGAGAGCTTCCAGCCCGGCGACTACACGCTCAAGGGCATCGGCGACGCGCAACGCGAAGAGATTTTTGCACTTTTCCCTGAGCTTGAGCACGCAGAGGGCCTGCAGGCCTATGGCGCAGCCCGTCGCTCGCTGAAGAAGCACGAGGCGCAACTGCTGGTCGGCTGA
- a CDS encoding nucleotidyltransferase family protein: MGGIAVLIPAAGASSRMRGADKLLKQVGGRALLRRQAEEALRAANHVTVTLPDHDHPRAAALAGLPVQLVAVPDACHGMSASLRRGVGMLPPGIDALIVLPADMPELTSEDILKLVRGFRAMPQPTLQQGCAEDGTPGHPVLFPADCFSAMQMLDGDEGARSVLAANRNRLRRVTLPGNRALIDLDTPEAWRDWEQRQDALDPC; the protein is encoded by the coding sequence ATGGGAGGAATCGCTGTTTTGATTCCCGCCGCCGGCGCAAGCAGTCGGATGCGCGGGGCCGACAAGCTGCTGAAGCAGGTCGGCGGCCGGGCGCTTCTGCGCCGTCAGGCAGAGGAAGCGCTGCGCGCGGCCAACCACGTGACGGTCACCCTGCCCGATCACGACCATCCGCGCGCCGCCGCGCTGGCAGGTCTGCCAGTGCAACTTGTTGCCGTCCCGGATGCCTGCCACGGCATGTCCGCCTCGCTGCGGCGCGGGGTCGGCATGCTGCCACCCGGGATCGACGCGCTGATCGTCTTGCCCGCCGACATGCCCGAGCTAACGTCCGAGGATATCCTCAAGCTCGTGCGGGGCTTTCGCGCCATGCCGCAGCCAACGCTGCAGCAGGGCTGTGCGGAAGATGGCACGCCGGGGCACCCGGTGCTGTTCCCGGCCGATTGCTTCTCGGCGATGCAGATGCTGGACGGGGACGAGGGCGCGCGCAGCGTGCTCGCCGCCAACCGCAACCGGCTGCGCCGCGTGACCCTGCCGGGGAACCGCGCGCTGATCGACCTCGACACGCCAGAGGCATGGCGAGACTGGGAACAACGCCAGGACGCGCTTGACCCCTGCTGA
- a CDS encoding glutathione S-transferase family protein, which translates to MLTLYHAPRSRSTRIVQLIRDMGIEEDVDLRIVQIPRQDGSGARDPDNPHPEGKVPTLVHDGALIRESNAVMLYLTDLYPESPMGRPVGHPSRGAYLSWLAWYGNVFEPVYVLQVAGVSHPITQVTFRDVPEAVARLSEALAEKDWLVDDQISAADLLVASTYGWFQDLVPDDPRIKDWVARCLSRPAVTSVIEEEMAR; encoded by the coding sequence ATGCTGACGCTCTACCATGCGCCGCGCTCACGCTCGACGCGCATTGTTCAATTGATCCGCGACATGGGCATCGAAGAGGATGTCGACCTTCGGATCGTGCAGATCCCGCGCCAGGACGGTTCGGGCGCGCGCGACCCCGACAATCCCCACCCCGAGGGCAAGGTGCCGACGCTGGTGCACGACGGTGCGCTCATCCGCGAGAGCAACGCGGTGATGCTCTATCTGACCGACCTCTATCCCGAGAGCCCCATGGGCCGCCCCGTCGGCCACCCGTCGCGCGGCGCCTACCTGTCCTGGCTGGCCTGGTACGGCAATGTCTTCGAGCCGGTCTACGTGCTGCAGGTCGCCGGGGTCTCGCATCCGATCACCCAGGTCACCTTCCGCGACGTGCCAGAGGCGGTGGCGCGGCTCTCGGAGGCCTTGGCCGAAAAGGACTGGCTGGTGGACGACCAGATCAGCGCGGCGGATCTTCTGGTGGCCTCGACCTATGGCTGGTTCCAAGACCTCGTCCCCGACGATCCGCGCATCAAGGACTGGGTCGCGCGCTGCCTGTCCCGCCCGGCCGTGACCTCGGTCATCGAAGAGGAGATGGCGCGCTGA
- a CDS encoding histidine kinase dimerization/phosphoacceptor domain -containing protein, with protein MVLARKSDDELERLAELRSFGVLDSAPDPAFDEVVELLASLLEVPVALISLVDEHRQWFKARFGMEPGQTPLEQSICSHAILSEEILEIEDTLLDLRSADNPLCCGPISSMRFYAGAPLVTRSGHTIGTLCVLDHRPRKLTAQQRKLLKVMAGQVMRQLDLQRALHNKEILREEIDHRVKNSLQTVASTIRLYRARSAESETRDALDAIARRVDSVSQLHAELNLTSKMHFVRLDTYLTRVATLLQRHAPSEVRFEVDVPRTEVESRVAASIGVIANEFAANAMKYAFHDSDAAPVVRFEMRPAGVNRILFTCRDNGTGPEPGSTLDALATSALGARLLEAAVSQVGGTVLERREPGGYVLEAELPIDPAADAPVTPAKAPRAAPAAG; from the coding sequence ATGGTACTCGCACGGAAATCGGATGATGAGCTCGAACGTCTCGCCGAGCTGCGCAGCTTTGGCGTGCTCGACAGCGCTCCCGATCCGGCCTTCGACGAGGTGGTGGAACTGCTTGCCTCGCTGCTCGAGGTGCCGGTCGCTCTGATCAGCCTCGTCGATGAGCACCGGCAATGGTTCAAGGCGCGTTTCGGGATGGAGCCGGGCCAGACGCCGCTCGAGCAATCGATCTGTTCCCATGCGATCCTGTCGGAGGAGATCCTCGAGATCGAGGACACGTTGCTTGACCTGCGCAGTGCCGACAACCCGCTTTGCTGCGGGCCGATTTCGTCCATGCGCTTCTACGCCGGGGCGCCGCTGGTGACCCGCAGCGGCCATACCATCGGAACGCTCTGCGTGCTCGACCACAGGCCGCGCAAGCTGACCGCCCAGCAGCGCAAGCTGCTCAAGGTCATGGCCGGGCAAGTCATGCGTCAACTCGACCTGCAACGCGCCCTGCACAACAAGGAGATCCTGCGCGAGGAGATCGACCACAGGGTGAAGAACTCGCTGCAGACCGTGGCCTCGACCATCCGGCTCTACCGCGCCCGCTCGGCCGAGTCCGAGACCCGCGACGCGCTCGACGCCATCGCGCGGCGGGTGGATTCGGTCTCGCAGTTGCATGCCGAGTTGAACCTGACGTCCAAGATGCACTTCGTGCGGCTCGACACGTATCTCACGCGCGTCGCCACGCTGCTGCAGCGTCATGCGCCTTCAGAGGTGCGTTTCGAGGTCGACGTGCCCCGCACCGAGGTGGAATCGCGGGTCGCGGCCTCGATTGGGGTGATCGCCAACGAGTTCGCCGCCAATGCGATGAAATATGCCTTCCATGACAGCGACGCCGCGCCAGTGGTCCGCTTCGAGATGCGCCCGGCCGGGGTGAACCGGATCCTCTTTACCTGCCGCGACAACGGCACCGGCCCCGAGCCGGGCTCCACCTTGGATGCGCTGGCCACGTCCGCGCTCGGCGCGCGGTTGCTCGAGGCGGCGGTGAGCCAGGTGGGCGGCACGGTGCTCGAGCGGCGCGAGCCGGGCGGCTACGTGCTCGAGGCCGAGCTTCCGATCGACCCTGCCGCCGATGCGCCGGTCACGCCGGCAAAGGCTCCACGGGCCGCACCCGCAGCCGGGTGA
- the purS gene encoding phosphoribosylformylglycinamidine synthase subunit PurS codes for MKARVHVMLKEGVLDPQGEAVRHALGGLGFEGVGAVRQGKVIDLELAEGTGEATVKEMCEKLLANTVIESYQIEML; via the coding sequence ATGAAGGCACGTGTGCATGTGATGCTGAAAGAGGGCGTGCTCGACCCGCAGGGCGAGGCCGTGCGCCACGCGCTTGGCGGGCTCGGCTTCGAAGGCGTGGGCGCCGTGCGTCAGGGCAAGGTGATCGACCTGGAACTGGCCGAAGGCACCGGCGAGGCGACGGTCAAGGAGATGTGCGAGAAGCTGCTCGCCAACACCGTGATCGAGAGCTACCAGATCGAGATGCTCTGA